In Salinibaculum sp. SYNS191, the genomic window CCGCCCGGATGCACCCCGACCGCGTCGCCGTCGACGACGGCAGCCTGGCACTGACCTACGCCGAACTCGACGAACGCTCCGACCGCCTCGCCAACGCACTCCGGGACCGCGGTGCCGTACCCGGCGAATCGACCGTGGCCGTGCTCTCGGAGAACCGCGGCGAGACGGTGGTACTGGCCTACGCCTGCGCGAAACTGGGGTGCCTGCTGGCGACGCTGAACTGGCGACTCGAACGCGAGGAACTCGTCCACTGCGCCGACCTCGTGACCCCCGACGTCCTCTTCGTCTCCGAGCGCTTCACCGAGCAGGCCGACTGGGTCGTCGCCGACGGCGAGGCCACGCCGGAGGTCGCCGGCTACGACGGCGACGGTGACGTCTCGCTGGACACCCTCGTCGAGAGCGGGGCGGCGACCGACCCGCTGCCCGACCAGCGCGTCGACCCCGAGCAGGGCTTTGCCGTCCTCAACACCTCGGGGACGACCGGGCTCCCGAAGGGCGTCGTCGTCAGCCACCGCGCGATTCTGAGCCGCGTCGTCCAGATAACCATCGACTACGGCCTCGACCGCGGCGACAACTACCCCGCCTGGGGGCCGATGTTCCACCCGGCGGGCGTCACCTGGATTGGACTCACCGCCGTCCACTGTGGCACCTACTACCCCATCGACGGCTTCGACCCGGAGCGCATCACCGACGTCGTCCGCGACTCCGACCGACCCATCAGCTGGCTCTTTCTCGTCCCGGGCGTCGTCGAACGCCTGGCCGACCACGTCGACGAGCGCGGCCTCGGCCCCGACGACTTCCCCGAGATACGGACGATGGGCGCGCTCCCGGACATGATAGAACCGGAGCGCATCAAGCGCATCACGGAGACCTTCGACGCCCCGTTCCAGAACACCTACGGCGCGGCAGAGGACGGCCACGCGGCCT contains:
- a CDS encoding class I adenylate-forming enzyme family protein, which produces MTDYNFDLGLEDTESFVRQSRSFTLGDQLRKTARMHPDRVAVDDGSLALTYAELDERSDRLANALRDRGAVPGESTVAVLSENRGETVVLAYACAKLGCLLATLNWRLEREELVHCADLVTPDVLFVSERFTEQADWVVADGEATPEVAGYDGDGDVSLDTLVESGAATDPLPDQRVDPEQGFAVLNTSGTTGLPKGVVVSHRAILSRVVQITIDYGLDRGDNYPAWGPMFHPAGVTWIGLTAVHCGTYYPIDGFDPERITDVVRDSDRPISWLFLVPGVVERLADHVDERGLGPDDFPEIRTMGALPDMIEPERIKRITETFDAPFQNTYGAAEDGHAASGSKIPVGVAPDEEVLRKHETSFIDVTFVDDRWDETDAEEAEMAVRGPSLCSGYVRNADANGEDFRDGWFRTGDVFQRHDDGTYSFVSRRKYLIKPGGENVYPAELEELLITHDAVEEVIVVRADDPDWGEVPRAVVGATDVEDPDALRAELMDLVEADLARYKLPHYIKFVDPGTFDRSATGKIVRAEIEEWDVEESERVREV